Proteins encoded by one window of Halobaculum halobium:
- a CDS encoding response regulator — protein MNERVLVVEDSTFQRARIRERLEPTFEVVAEAGTGDEAVAAYREVDPDAVTMDFALPGRDGPAATAAIKSTDPAAVVVFCTCVTQQAQLKRAIRAGADDYVRKPVSDGALVDALSSAIDEATEARSPPEHAGD, from the coding sequence GTGAACGAACGCGTGCTCGTGGTGGAGGATTCGACCTTCCAGCGTGCACGCATCCGCGAGCGTCTCGAACCGACGTTCGAGGTGGTCGCGGAGGCGGGCACGGGCGACGAAGCGGTCGCCGCCTACCGCGAGGTCGACCCCGACGCGGTGACGATGGACTTCGCGCTTCCCGGGCGGGACGGCCCCGCGGCGACGGCGGCGATCAAGTCGACCGATCCGGCCGCAGTCGTGGTGTTCTGCACGTGCGTGACCCAGCAGGCGCAGCTCAAACGCGCGATACGGGCCGGTGCGGACGACTACGTCCGCAAGCCGGTGAGCGACGGGGCGCTCGTCGACGCGCTCAGCTCCGCGATCGACGAGGCCACCGAAGCGCGGTCGCCC
- a CDS encoding precorrin-2 dehydrogenase/sirohydrochlorin ferrochelatase family protein yields MIPLLHDFDGETVLVVGGGAVGARKARTFAREARTVVVSPEFADRDFGDAELVRAAPSPETVADWVGRLDPALVVAATNDAAVNEAADAAARDAGALVNRADRSGGRDAGSVVVPATVRDGPVVAAVATGGAAPALSKDLRRRIESEIEGAGPMAELVAAIRADLKAAEVAPTERRDAVRAVVGSSDVWKALQDGLSNARQEANRVMEATND; encoded by the coding sequence GTGATCCCGCTGCTGCACGACTTCGACGGGGAGACCGTGCTCGTCGTCGGCGGTGGAGCCGTCGGCGCGCGCAAGGCCCGCACGTTCGCGCGGGAGGCTCGCACGGTCGTCGTCAGCCCCGAGTTCGCCGATCGCGACTTCGGCGACGCGGAGCTGGTGCGGGCGGCGCCGTCGCCGGAGACGGTGGCCGACTGGGTCGGGCGCCTCGACCCGGCGCTGGTCGTCGCGGCGACGAACGACGCGGCGGTGAACGAGGCCGCCGACGCGGCCGCTCGCGACGCCGGCGCGCTCGTGAACCGGGCGGACCGCTCGGGCGGACGCGACGCAGGCAGCGTCGTCGTCCCGGCGACGGTCCGCGACGGTCCGGTCGTCGCTGCGGTCGCGACGGGCGGTGCGGCGCCCGCGCTCTCGAAGGACCTGCGGCGACGGATCGAATCGGAGATCGAGGGCGCGGGGCCGATGGCCGAACTGGTGGCGGCGATCAGGGCCGACCTGAAGGCCGCCGAGGTGGCGCCGACCGAGCGCCGGGACGCGGTTCGCGCGGTGGTCGGATCGTCGGACGTTTGGAAGGCTTTACAAGACGGACTCTCCAACGCACGCCAAGAAGCGAACCGAGTCATGGAGGCGACCAATGATTAA
- the hemA gene encoding glutamyl-tRNA reductase, whose translation MINTGVIAGVSVSHTNASVGDIESAQTVDATTLVSDLLAREGIEEAFAIQTCNRAEAYVAADDAAVARAAVAALAPDVREGAIVYFNHEASLRHLMRVAAGLESLVLGEDQILGQLHDAATAAREVGGLSGGVLDDALSKAQQVGKRARAETAINEGSLSLGSAAVELAARETDLADASALVVGAGEMGLLAARALDASPVSRIVVANRTHRTAEHVAADLDTESTTISLEDLSAAASRADVVIAATGATEPTVRDETVADAGETLCIDLGQPRDVVPDAGDESVAVRDIDDLETVTDEARERRAAAAKAVEEMIDAEFDRLLEEFKRKRADDAVSAMYESAERTKQRELREAMAKLEAHGDLTDEQRETVAALADSLVGQLLAAPTKSLREAAAEDDWATIHTAMKLFDPEFDGPPATPDGAQSPDGGAEPPERVLDQLSED comes from the coding sequence ATGATTAACACCGGCGTCATCGCGGGCGTGAGCGTGAGCCACACGAACGCGTCCGTCGGAGATATCGAGTCCGCACAGACCGTGGACGCGACGACGCTCGTGTCGGATCTGCTCGCTCGCGAGGGGATCGAGGAGGCGTTCGCCATCCAGACGTGCAACCGGGCGGAGGCGTACGTCGCGGCCGACGACGCCGCCGTCGCGCGGGCGGCCGTCGCGGCGCTCGCCCCCGACGTTCGCGAGGGCGCCATCGTCTACTTCAATCACGAGGCCAGCCTGCGACATCTCATGCGCGTCGCCGCGGGGCTGGAGTCGCTCGTGCTCGGTGAGGACCAGATCCTCGGTCAACTCCACGACGCCGCGACGGCGGCCCGCGAGGTCGGCGGGCTGTCCGGCGGCGTCCTCGACGACGCGCTCTCGAAGGCCCAGCAGGTCGGCAAGCGCGCCCGCGCCGAGACGGCGATCAACGAGGGATCGCTGTCGCTCGGCTCGGCGGCGGTCGAACTCGCCGCCCGCGAGACGGACCTCGCCGACGCGTCGGCGCTCGTCGTCGGCGCCGGAGAGATGGGACTGCTCGCAGCCCGGGCACTCGACGCCTCGCCCGTCTCCCGGATCGTCGTCGCCAACCGGACGCACCGGACGGCCGAGCACGTCGCGGCCGACCTCGACACCGAGTCGACGACGATCAGCCTCGAGGACCTGTCCGCGGCGGCGTCGCGCGCGGACGTCGTTATCGCCGCCACCGGGGCGACCGAACCGACCGTCCGCGATGAGACGGTCGCCGACGCGGGGGAGACGCTGTGTATCGACCTCGGACAGCCCCGAGACGTCGTTCCGGACGCCGGGGACGAGAGCGTCGCCGTCCGCGACATCGACGACCTCGAAACCGTCACTGACGAGGCGCGCGAGCGGCGCGCCGCCGCCGCGAAGGCCGTCGAGGAGATGATCGACGCGGAGTTCGACCGCCTCCTCGAGGAGTTCAAGCGGAAGCGCGCCGACGACGCCGTCTCCGCCATGTACGAGTCTGCCGAGCGGACGAAACAGCGCGAGTTGCGTGAGGCGATGGCGAAGCTCGAGGCGCACGGCGACCTCACGGACGAGCAGCGCGAGACCGTCGCCGCCCTCGCGGACTCGCTCGTCGGCCAGCTCCTCGCGGCGCCGACGAAGAGCCTCCGCGAGGCGGCCGCCGAGGACGACTGGGCCACGATCCACACGGCGATGAAGCTGTTCGACCCCGAGTTCGACGGGCCGCCGGCGACCCCCGACGGCGCACAGTCGCCCGACGGCGGCGCGGAGCCCCCCGAGCGCGTGCTCGACCAGCTCTCTGAAGACTGA
- the ahbB gene encoding siroheme decarboxylase subunit beta: protein MDQVGTDVDLSTLERAVVNAFQGGFPVVERPWEPAAAALSERGVDVDADELLAAVRDLDERGVLSRFGALVNAEEIGGTATLVAMHAPEDEYEAVAETVNDFREVAHNYEREHPHLNMWFVVSVASEDEVERVLAEIEGTTGQETYNLPKQAEFHVGAKFLLDGPVSDGDLDLSRLGPDVDPSEERGITARERDLVVEVQGGLPITETPYADVADAIDQPVEWVVETIKRFNEEGKVRRVGVIPNHYALGYTENGMTVWDVPDDLLGEVGPAVASLGFVTHCYHRPRHDGVWPYNFFAMTHGRNEAESDRRIEQVRQVMTDYWDVGDDEWDSLFSTRILKKTGIRLDERADAQVRGDDTEPTDA from the coding sequence ATGGACCAAGTCGGGACGGACGTCGACCTCTCGACGCTCGAACGCGCCGTCGTCAACGCCTTCCAGGGCGGCTTCCCCGTCGTCGAACGCCCGTGGGAACCGGCCGCGGCGGCCCTCTCGGAGCGCGGCGTCGACGTGGATGCCGACGAACTGCTCGCGGCCGTCCGCGACCTCGACGAGCGCGGTGTGCTCTCGCGGTTCGGCGCACTCGTGAACGCCGAGGAGATCGGCGGCACCGCCACGCTCGTGGCGATGCACGCGCCCGAAGACGAGTACGAGGCGGTGGCCGAGACGGTCAACGACTTCCGGGAGGTGGCGCACAACTACGAGCGCGAACACCCGCACCTCAACATGTGGTTCGTCGTCTCGGTTGCCAGCGAGGACGAGGTCGAGCGCGTGCTCGCGGAGATCGAGGGGACGACCGGGCAGGAGACGTACAACCTCCCGAAACAAGCGGAGTTCCACGTCGGCGCGAAGTTCCTCCTCGATGGCCCCGTGAGCGACGGCGACCTGGACCTGTCGCGTCTGGGCCCCGATGTGGACCCGTCCGAGGAGCGCGGGATCACCGCCCGAGAGCGCGACCTCGTCGTCGAGGTACAGGGCGGCCTCCCGATCACCGAGACCCCGTACGCGGACGTGGCCGACGCGATCGACCAGCCCGTCGAGTGGGTCGTCGAGACGATCAAGCGGTTCAACGAGGAGGGGAAGGTGCGCCGCGTCGGCGTCATCCCGAACCACTACGCGCTGGGATACACCGAGAACGGGATGACCGTGTGGGACGTTCCGGACGACCTCCTCGGGGAAGTCGGCCCGGCCGTCGCGTCGCTGGGGTTCGTCACCCACTGCTATCACCGCCCGCGCCACGACGGCGTGTGGCCGTACAACTTCTTCGCGATGACGCACGGCCGCAACGAGGCCGAGTCCGACCGGCGGATCGAGCAGGTTCGGCAGGTGATGACGGACTACTGGGACGTCGGCGACGACGAGTGGGACTCGCTGTTCTCGACGCGAATCCTGAAGAAGACGGGCATCCGGTTGGACGAGCGCGCCGACGCACAGGTGCGAGGCGACGACACGGAACCCACGGACGCGTGA
- a CDS encoding DUF5778 family protein, giving the protein MTDAIDQDIYERTKALLEPGEIELVGMVVHTSLGGQEDLEMHELTVDLNEVIADHAGTGESYIHAGNDDTDFSSNQFQGLTVEDEEFVWECQQLLREGTFDLVFYYEAGVDQDALGAEVTALDGVRDVTLVP; this is encoded by the coding sequence ATGACAGACGCGATCGACCAAGACATCTACGAGCGGACGAAGGCGCTGCTGGAGCCGGGCGAGATCGAACTGGTCGGGATGGTCGTCCACACGTCGCTGGGAGGACAAGAAGACCTGGAGATGCACGAACTCACCGTCGATCTCAACGAGGTCATCGCCGACCACGCGGGCACGGGCGAGTCGTACATCCACGCCGGCAACGACGACACCGACTTCTCCTCGAACCAGTTCCAGGGGCTCACCGTCGAGGACGAGGAGTTCGTCTGGGAGTGCCAGCAGCTGCTGCGGGAGGGCACCTTCGACCTCGTGTTCTACTACGAGGCGGGCGTCGACCAGGACGCGCTGGGTGCAGAGGTGACCGCACTCGACGGCGTCCGCGACGTGACGCTCGTTCCCTGA